The window AAAAAGCGGCCATTGCAATTGAGAAATACCAGAGAAAACCCCAGATAAAATTGTCCGGCTGAAGTTTTGCCAATGCCCTGGCATAGGCTAATGCAATAAAGGCAAGTATTATTGCCAGTGCTGATCCTACAAATTCTACTATGATTGCAGGTAATAGTGATAAACCGGTCATTTTTGGGCCTCCGCTAATGCCTGCTTGTAAAGAGTCCTGAGACTGATCACGAGGGCAAACAAGGCAGGAACAACCAAAAAATGATCCATCTTGGTTAAGTAATAGAGGATTTTTATAAAGCTGAGAGGGAACGCAAGCTGCTGACTCCAGCTGTTCTTATCGATAAAGTCCTGTGATGTGAGATACTCAAGCGCTTCGTGGCCGGTAACTGCCACCACGTTCCAGCAAAAGAGAAGAATGCAAAACAGTTGAAAAGCCTTCCATCCTTTACTCGTTAACTCCTGTGTACGCCGGGTATGCCAGTACAAATAGGCAAGAGCCGCCATAAAAAGGGTATGTGCCATCTGGTGCACGTATATCCCTTCCGGCGGGCCGTGGGACTGCAAAGCCCAGGCGGCATCCGAAGAGCCTACCAATAAAAGAACGATAGTAGGTATGAGTATGAGATTTCGAGTATTCATAATTTCCTTTGCTTTGAACTTTATAGAGCACCTTCCGTGCCACTTATTCTAAACATTAAAGGTAGATTTGTGATATTCACGCAGTAACAAATGTTTATTGAGAAAAAAATGAACTTCACAGCGGAAGATGGTGAGCAATGGTGCTGTTGCAGAAATTAAAGTGCAACACAATTGTTGCAATCAACAATGGATCAGAGTGGAAGAAGGGGACGCGATGGACATCGAAAGTCGTATTACTGCTATAGAGTATAATAAATACAAGGCACTACTGAGTGCATCAAAAACGTTGCGCTGTGGGGAGAACTTCTCTGGCGGGAGCAGTTTGCTGAAGGTTTTGAATGTGTCTGGGGGGATAGTGCAGTAAAAATGTTGCACCTTGTTGATTACGAGGCGGCCTCTGGCTGATTTGCTGAAACCGCCTTGCAGACAAGGTATAAACAGATATTCATCGCAACATGCCTTGTGCGATCATCTATGAGGCGGCAGTGAGTTGCCCCTGCCGATTGAGCGTATTGACCGATCACTTCTTATCGATTGGGCCAGCAACCAAGAAGGGAGATGCCTCGATTTTTTCAGCTGACATCATAGTGACAATTCTTTTTATAGAACTGAGGATCATGAGTTGCTCCCAATCTTCAAGGGCATGAAATGATTTGGTAAAGTCATCTTGCAATGGCGACGGTGCATCTTGCAGCAGTTGCCTTCCAGTTTCAGTTATTGAGATAAGGGATCGGCGCTTATCCTGATCTGACTTTCTTCTCGTAATAAGGTCTTTTTTCTCCAAACGCGTCAGAATTTCGGTGACAGTTCCCTGGCTCAGTGAAACTGATTTTGATAATTCAGATACCGAGAGGGAGTCGAAATGTGACAATGCCTGTAGAATTACCAACTGTGGACTTGTTATTCCCGCCGTCTTAAAAAGATATTTAGAGTGAAGGTCAATTGCCTGCGTTATTTTTCGTAACCCTATCAGTAACTCTTTGCTCCGCTGGCTCGTATCGTTGTTCAAACCATTCTCCATGTTTCCTGTGGAAATCGTATCCTGTTATCTACAAGGCAGCCCAACGATTATTGGGGAACCAACGAGACTTCCTGGCGGCAGCCTCTTTACCCATCATTTCGTATACATAAAACAGATATACCTATTGTTCAGCTTCTTTATAAACCTGTCTTTGTGATTCTCATAACATTTTTTCACTCACCCCGAAACTCCGCAATCAATGCCCAGAAACCAGATGCGCTAAAGCGCTGTAACTCACCCAGTCAAAATATTGATAAGCGACTTGCCATAGCCCCCCTGAATCCGAGTCTGCTGGCTTAATACAAACTCTTGCCGTCAACAGGTACGGTTCAACACGATTACTCCTCGGAGATTCAGACCAATCATTTTTTTCCCGCTCCCTTCATCATAGTGGAAATGCCCCAACCGATTTCACTCATTTTCCTGGATTTTTACCTGCAGTGGTTGTCGGCAGTCGAGATGGACATCCCGCTGCGGGAACGGGATGCTAATATCAGCTTCACCGAACAGTCGATTGATCTCACGATGAATCTCCGTTGTGGTGGAAAGCCTGTAATCAATATTGTCGATATAGGCCCGCAAGGTAAGATTCAGGGAATTATCACCGAAGCTTTCAAAATTTACACGGGGCGGCGGATCTACCAGTACATGTTCCTGCTTCTCGGCTACCTGCAGGATTAACTCCATTGCTTTATCCACATCACTGCCGTAGGCTATGCCGATCACGACATAAATACGTGTCACCTGATCATCCAGAGACCAGTTCAGCAGACGTCCGGTTATGAATTCTTTATTGGGAACCAGCAATTCCTTCATGTCCCAGTTGCGAATGGTCGTTGCCCGAATACGGATCTTGGTTACAACACCATCCGTATCCCCGATAGTAACGATATCCCCCACCCTCACCGGCTGTTCAAAAAGAATTATCAAGCCACTGATAAAATTGGCAATTATCTCCTGCAGGCCAAAGCCTATACCTACACCCAGTGCCGCAACCAGCCACTGCAACTGCGACCACTGGGCACCGATAGTATTGAGCACCAGCACCACTCCAACCGTAATTATTGTATAATTTGTGAGTGAGATTACTGTATAACGATCGCTGTGGGTCATGGTGGTACGACGAAGCAGGATAATCTCCAACAGTGCCGGCAAGCGCCTGGCCACCATGGTGACCATCATCGCATAAATGATTGCCAGACCAAAATCAGCCAGAGTAATCGGCAGCTGTTTTTCCACACCGGCCTCTGTTACGGTGTTGTTCCACAGCACCACTTCGTCTAAAATTTTCAATGCCGGCAAAAAAGATGACCAGACCATATAGAAACCAAACAAACCCGTAAGAAATACTACAAGAGTTACGAATTCCCGGGTCTCACTCGCAAGAGCAGCCACATCAACCTCCGGTTCCTCAAACTGCATGGCTGCTTCCTCATCGCCTTCCGTTTCTGCTTCCTCAAGTTCCTCAAGCCGGGCCTTTCGTTTCTCCTGCAAAGCCTCGTAGTTCATTCTCCTGCGAACCACCATGAGCCATCTCAGCAGTAGTGCATTCAAGAGTATAAGCCCCAGCATCAGCAGCAAGGTATTGCCAAACATGTCAGCTACCACCTCCACCGAGTAGAGGTAGCCGGAGAAAGCCAGGAATATCAAGGCAATCGGGAAGAAAATCAGCAGAAAAAACAAGATGGGATAGGAGCTCATTATCCCCGAGGCATGTTCATCCTCACGCAGGTGGGAGAGCACTCCTTTAGCCGGATGCAATATGCGGTAGAGAAAAATTATCAGGGCAAGATACGTAATGAGAAAACCGAGACGGGCAAGAATTCCACCAGCATTTTCCGGATGCAATTTCACCGATACCAAAACCAGCAACCCGACCGGGATAATAATGATAAGAAATCGATCCAGTTCAATTCTAAGAAACTTCAGTTTTTCTTTAGGCCAGCGAAAATGTACCTCTGCCAGCCCTTTTGGCATACAGACACCGTGGAAAAAGCGCAGAAAGAAAAGGTAGCTAAAAATTGCAATGAACGTCTCTCCGAGATTCGTGACCTGTACATTATCACCAGAGTTTTGCAGCAACCAACCCATTGTTACCAACACCAAGGGTGCCGGCAATCTCAGCAGCGCTGTCAACAGCAAAACTGTAATTGTATTGCCCATGCTGTCTGTGGTAGGCCTACCGACAATCTTTGCTTTTTCTTCAATTGCGCGGATAATCGCTTTTCGCATAATAACCAGGCAAAAAGCGAGCGCAAGAACCAACCAGAATATCGGCTTTTTAAAGACATGCACCTTTACCACATTTACCCAAAAGGCAAAGGGCATTATGTGATAGAGCTCACGTACCTCGCGCGGCAGGTCAAGAAAGTCTACCAACTTCGTCGGCTCCGCATTACGCAACCACAATAGATTTTGCTGCAGAAATTGTTGATAAGCTTTGACCGTGCCCACCAGCTTTCGTTCTTCATCATTGAGCTGATTCAAGCCTTCGAGATACAGCTCAATCATATCCATAGCTTTGATGAGCAGCTGTTTTCGCAATTCAACCTGGGGACGAATCTGGTTAAACAACGCCTCACTTTTTTCTTCCCGTGCTTCTTCCGCAAGCTGGTTCATGAACAACATCATATCAACCATGCGCCGTGCTTCTGCCTGAAGACGCAGGCGCAACACCTCCGATTCAGCTATCTGACCATCACGCTTGCGGACTTCGTCAGTCTTCTCCTCCAGGTCTGGGAGATACTTTTTTTGCGCTAATAAGACTTTACCGAGTCCTTCTGTGAGACCACTCGACTCTAAAGTAGTACGTGCGTCCTCTAAATTTGCAGCGACTCTGGCATTAAGTTTCATGGCCAGTTCCTGGTCCCTGGCCAGAGTCTCCAACTGAGCTGCCATCGTATTTATTTGTTTTGTCAGCTCGGCATTCTCAGCTGAGAGTTGCACCAGAACAGGGTTCCCCCCCCTGGCCTGTCTCTCTACCCTCTCAACCTCACGCTGCACCATCTCGGCCTCAGCCAACCGCTCGCTATTCAATCGCTCATTTATCGTAGCCACCCGTTGATTGATCAGCTCCACCTTAGCAGCCTGCCGTTTGAGCCGTGCTTCAAGCAAAGAGGTTCGATAAGGTTTGCTCAACAATTCCTCATTGAGCATACCAATTTCTGTACTCAGCGCCACAAACCCTGTTTCATAGACCCAGCGCCGCGCTTCACCCACAGCACCCTCACCAGCAGATGCCTGCAGGGCAGCCTCCACTTCATCCTGTTCCTGCTCAGCCTCCGCCAGCCGATTCGATATCACGACAGGACGTGTATTCATATAATTGAGGCGGCGGGACAGATCTGTGCTGGTGGCATTTGCTGCTGCCAGCTCGGCCTGCTGGCTTTGCAGCAGCTGGACCAGCTCGTCCATCCGCCCGCTCAGCTCCTCCCCCATCCCCTCTACCGGTTCCTGTTGCTGTTGCTCAAGCTCGAAGATATCTGCCTGTATCGACTTTATCTGCTCAGATACAGTCTGTGTTTCTTTGCGAAAAGCCTCTGTCGCTTCAAGGTTCGATTTAATATTCTGCAGATTACTTAATGACTTACGGTACAGGTCAAGTAATTCTTTCTTTTGATCCTCAGTTAAATCCGTTGCTGACTCGACCTCATCAATGTTGGCCTTCAGGGTTTCTGCGGTAACCAATGCAGGGGGAAGCTGTGCCTCAATTTCCTCGGCTGCCAGTGCCGCGCACAAGATACCAGGTATTGAGGGAGAATTTTCTGCTATGATATTCAGCGAACAGGAAAGAACGGTAAAAATAACAGCAAACAGCAGTGCCCTCGTACTTTTTACCTGTTTATAGGAAATGTTAGCGGATGATGTGGATGATGAACAAAGGGACGGATCAATGTCATCTGAATCATCGGGTAGATGCGGAAGGTTCCTGTGAAGCGATGGCAGGATTTTTATGGATTCTCTGCACTCTCTGCCACCACCGGGGTGAACATCCAGCATAGCTCCGGCTCCAACCGGTGATGAGGGAGTCTATCTCTAAAAACGCTTCCAGCTTACTGAAAGAGGAGCTGCAGTTTTCTGCTTCCCCCTCTCCCCTTGGATTGCTTATGGACGTTTTGTCCTGAAACAGGACACTTCTCCTATTTTATCAAATATCGGTCTTTGACTCTATCCTGCAGGAAAATCTGGCTGAAATTGCCATATTCACCGTGATCAAACCATTCGTTTGCCTGATCAATACAAGCCTGGCACGCCTTTCTGGGAATATGTATGCCGAGAATATTGGCGCCGTAACTTGAACTGCTCTCTATGCGTAAAGCACCGGCACAATCATCGCAGAATCTGATTGTTTCATACTGATTTTCCAAGATATTGTCCGTATCATAAAATATCTGCCGACTGCGACTGTCGCTCCCGTCCCTGCTCCGCAGGGCTTGGGTCAGTTCATGCCTGTTAGCCCAGAGTTTGAGTGCATCTTCACACACTTTGTCAATCTCTGCCTTGATACTTGCCGGTTGTCTGAGATGATCAGGGTTATAATCAGGCTCGCGAAGGTATGAGTAATCGATACCCGCCATCGCCATGATAATCCCGGCATTGACATATGGCAGCGCTCCCTCAATTGAATAACCACCCTCGAGCACGGCAATATCCGCTTTCAACATTTCAGTTAGTCTGGCATAGCCCTGGGCTGAAAAACTCATGTTGGTAATGGGATCAGAGTAGTGATTGTCCTGACCTGCGGAGTTGATGATCAGTTCCGGCTGAAATTCATCCAGGATCGGCAGCACCGCATGCTCCACCGCGTACAGGAAACCCTCGTCACAGGTCTCCGGCGGTAGCGGCAGATTAATGGTTGTGCCCACAGCGTTCGGTCCGCCAAATTCGTTGAGGAAACCAGAGCCGGGGTACAGGGTGCGGCCATCCTGATGAATTGAGATGAAAAGCGTGTCAGGGTCATGCCAGTAAATATCCTGGGTCCCGTCACCATGATGGCAATCGGTATCAACTATAGCTACCCTGTCGACACCATAGGTCGCACGCAGATATTCGATCATCACTGCTTCAATGTTGATATTGCAAAATCCGCGGGCACCATGTACCACCCGGTTGGCGTGATGCCCGGGAGGACGCACCAGAGCAAAACCCCGCTCAATTTTTTTATCGAGCACCGCTTTGCCAATGGTCTTGGCGCCACCGGCGCTGATGAAGTGAGACTCTGTAGTCACCGCTTCGGCATCAGGAACGCAGAAGTGAACCCGGTTGATGTCTTCAACTGTAACGATATCAGGTTTCAACTCCACTATCCCATCTATATCGAGCAACCCCTCCTCCAATACCTGATCCTGGGTATAGAGAAGACGCTCCTCACGCTCGGGGTGGGTCGGCGAAATCGCCCAGTCGAAGGCGGGAAAAAAAACGAGCCCTGTGGTATTTTTTGCTCGAAGCATAATTCGCGCTCCGTTTATGGTTGATGGTCTGCAAATGGCCTTGGCGGAAGTTCTCATCAGCATAATTTCTTAGTTGAGGAGAGCTTCACACGTGCTACTTAACTGACTATAATTATAGATTAATTCTTATATTTTCCGTTTTTTATCCATAAGACTGATATTGGCAATAAAGTGTTGGGTACACCCTCATAGTCAGCTCGATGTACCACCCTAATGCTGCTGAAAAAAGCGGTGGCGGACTGATAAAATTACAAGTCGGGTCGGTTGAGCTGACCTGTCTCACAATCATAACCGTGTATAAGCCCCGGCTTGACCTGGGCCCTCACCCTGATATTCTTACCCGTGGTGTGAAAGCCGCGCACCATATTGAATTCAGATTGCTCGGTAATTTCAATCTGCAGGTATTCGGGGTTCGCCCCCTGCCTGATGGCCTTTACCTTCACCAGATCCGTCGCAATCTCAAGCACATCTTCAAGAGTGGCAGTGGCTGATAGCGAGTGTTGGAACTCCTCTCCCTGGGCGGTTAGAACTCGCCGGGCGGTGTCTGCATAGACTGTCACTTCACAGGTAGTACGCGCCAAGGCGCAGCCTTTGGCATTGGCCACCTGCCAGACTGGGACCGGAATCGCTGCGCCATACTCCAACTCAGTCTCAATCACATCCAGCCGCGCGGCAAACTGTTTTGCCGGCCCCCCCAGTACCAGTATTTGATCCGGCTGTACTTTCAGTCCCTCATACATTTCATGCACAGTATAGACCGGTCGGCTGTTTATTGTTTCAATCATCTCAGCTGCTGCCAAAAGAATCCGTCTGCATGCGGTATCAAATATTTTCCCGGCCATCTCATGGGTAGTGAGACCCAGCTGTTCGGCAAGGCCTGCCACTCCTGCTTTGGCCAAATCTTTATCACCAGCATCAAGCTGGCCAAGCACAGCAAGGGCATCGGTCGTGGTCACAACCGGGCCACCGAAGGCCATAGCCACTCCCTGCCTGTCCGGCCCTATGACAATCTCGCCCTCTGCTATACGAACCACACTGTCACCGCCAACCCCGATCGACTCTGTGTGCAGCGCCCTGATCAAAGTTTTATGTTGCCCAAGCTCAATACCATGTGGGGCGATGATCGGTGAATTGCCGAGTAGGATTGCCATATCTGTCGTTGTTCCACCTACATCAAGTACCAGGGATGTTTTTTCGCTGTCTGCTGAGGCCAACGCGCCCATCACACTGGCCGAAGGGCCACTGAGGATGGTCTGGGCCGGATATCCCTGAGATGACTTAATGTCCATGGTACCGCCATCCGGTTTCAAAATCCGAATCGGCACAGACAATCCCTGCGCTTTAAGAGACCGGTTGACCGCCTCAAAAAAATTCTTGTGAATTGGGTAGACTGCGGCATTCAGGTAGGTAGTGTTAATGCGCCGCGGAAAACTGAGTGCCCCCGAAAAAGTATGCCCCATGAATATGGTCTCGACATACGGGGTGAGAATCTCCACCATGCGCAGTTCATGGGCCGGGTTGCGTACAGAAAATTTGGAAACCACCCCCGCGCAACGTATGTTTTTAGCCTGCAGTTCTCTGCCTATGGAAGCCAACTCCAACTCATCGAGCGGCTCTATTTCGCGACCGCGATGATCCAGCGCTCCGGAGACGACATGATATTCTTCACCAACACGAAAGCATTCCGGGTTCAGGCCAGGGCCTCCAGCCACTAGCACCCCCACCTCCGGCAGCCTGTTTTGCACAACCATATTGGTAGCTAGGGTTGTGCTGAGTACTATTCTGGCGACCTCAGCCTTATCCCTGTCTGCCATCAATGTATCGAGAGCAGCCATTACTGTGTCAAACAGATGCTCAGAATCAGTGGGCACCTTCACCTTGTGGAGTATGCCTTCTGCGCCCAGCAGCACTGCATCGGTATGGGTGCCCCCGGCATCAAGTCCGATTATCATATCGAAAATCCGTATTTTATTAGCAGCCTGCTTCTAAAGTTATTGCCAGGAATCGGTCGGAGTTGAGTCATTTTTGCTTAGACCAGGGTATTGGTCAAAAAATAAACAGATCCATCTTTTTGATATTACATATAGTAATTTCAAATCAATAACCAGGAGATGGTTAAAATGACTTTGAAGCCTGCTGTTATTTTGCTTTCATTTCATGAATCGCCTCCACCAGTTCCTTACCGGCTTCAAACGCTTCATCAAGATAATCCTGCCTGCGGTCTATATCACCTTTTCGGTCAACCCCGCGGCAAAGCACTGACCGCCAGAGCCCCGCGTCAAGCACATCAAAAAAATATTTCACGGTGAGGATTGCACCATCAAAGAGTCGCTTCCCCTCAGTGGCCCCCGTTGAAATAAACAATGCCTTTCTGGTCTCCCGGGTCTTGCCCATCTCTTGTTTTTCAATCCAGTATTTACGGACCCAGAGCGACTGACAGCGATCCATAAAAATTTTGGTATGCGCGCTAACGGTATAAAAGAAAATAGGCGAGGCCAGCATAATACCGTCACTCGCCTCAAGCTTTTCCAGAATTTTCGGAAAGTCGTCTCGAATTGCACACTCTCCTGTCTTGATACACTGATAAATTTCCAGACAAGGTGAGATCTTATAATCCCTAAGATAAATCTCATCGACTTCAGCCCCCTGCCGCCGCGCACCTTCAACAGCCTTCTTCAGCAAGGCAGCACTATTCCCATCGCGCCGGGGACTGCCATAAATTGCGACAATCTGCATCGTATACACTCCAAAGAGTTTCTTGATACTTTAACCGCCTCTGCAGACAACGTTTTTCAGTCAACTCCTACATAATATCAAGTTCCACAACATTCTCATACAACTGTTTATTTTGAGCTCATCCAACCGGAATATGCTAGCAAAACCAGTGAAGAATTATCCTTCAACCACATCTGGTTTGGAAAGTGACCCTACATACCCTACAGTCACAGTCCTTTTTATCACCCAACAGGCGCAGCTGCCGATCTTCTTCCCAGTGTCATCAGCTGACCGCAGCAAGTAGCAACGGTTATTCCCTTGATGTCGTGTTTAACGTTTCAACACATACCTGAAAGTCGGACTAGACATCACATCCCTTTATTGAACCAGAGGCACACCTTTTTTAAAAATCACTGTTTTTTAGGAAGCTGATCAAAGTACCACTGCATCGGGTCAGTCAGTTCAAACCCGGCCTCAATCAATCTGGTCTTGACCCGTGCCACATTATTGGTAAGCAGATAAGGGAAGACCGCTTTTCTATCCTGTTCCAGACTCTTGGAGACCAGCACGCTACCAAGTGAAATACGCTCTTCTGTCACAATATCAACTATTTTTTTCATCTGCCCCTGCCTGTCATCGGAAAGAATGCAGAGCAGCGCACCAGGCTCATCGATTCCCATCACGTCGACAAATGCCGAGAGCAGATCGCGGGTAGACAAAATTCCCTTGAGATACCCGTCATCGTCGACCACCGGCACTGCACCCACCTTATATTTACGCATGATAAGCAGCACATCCTGGATGGTATAGTATACAAATATCTTTACGGGCTCCCGGGTCATGATTTCAGCCAGAGTAAAGTTCATGACCTTTTTGAGTGTTGCTTCATAGCTATCAGAATCAAGAAGTTTTGACGGCATTGCGCTGCGCATATCCCTGTCTGATACCATGCCAACCAGCTTGCCCTCTCCGTCGCTGACAGGCAGATGACGTATGCGCCGCTCTTTCATGAGATCATAGGCCTGACCGATTTTCATATCAGGCAAAGCAGTTATCAGGTCTGTTGACATCCTTTCAATGACAAACATAACACCCCCTATAGTCGGCACGGATTTTACACCCTCTGCCTTTCGTAATATTCCATTTTAAAATGATGGCCAACTAAACCCCGCGCAAGCCAGCCAGATGTTTTATGTGGTTTTCAACCAGTAATGGCAGTAACTCGAGGTTATAACCTCCCTCAAGAATTGAGACGACCTTGCCGTCAGTGAGGGCATTGGCCAGATTCATGATAAGCTCGGAGACAAAATCATAGCCATCTGTGGAAAGATTCACCCCGGACATCATATCAGCTGCATGGGCATCAAAGCCTGCTGAGACCAGAATCATATCAGGTTGGAATTTTTTAAAGGCAGGGATAAGGTCTTCTGTTAATTTTCGCCGATAATCGTGATCTCCGCGGCCGGGTAAAATTACGGAATTTTTGGTTGTACCTTCACCGGCGGCAACTCCACACTCAAAGTCACGACCTGTACCAGGATAGGCAAATGATGGGTGTTCGTGGATGGAGTAATAGAAGACAGTCGGATCTGTTTCAAAAATGTGCTGAGTGCCGTTTCCATGATGAACGTCGAAATCGATGATCCCTACTCGCTTCATGCCCCACTGCCGTTGCGCATACCTGGCGCCAATGGCAACATTGTTGAAGTAGCAGAAACCCATGGCCTTATCGACCTCTGCGTGGTGGCCCGGCGGGCGAACTGCACAGAATGCTGTCTCGACATCACCAACCATGATCGAATCTATGGCTTTTATTACCCCACCAGCCGCCAACAGTGCAGCCTTGAAGGATTCCCTGCAGATACTGTTCTCCTGGTGATCGAAATCGGGCAATCCCATGGCGCAGGCATCATTAAATCGCATAATGTAATTTACATGATGTACCGCCTCCACCCAGCGCTGGTTCGCTGGTTCGGCCTCAATCCTTACCAGTTTTTCCAACAGACCTGACTCTTTCAAGCCATTGACGATGACTCTCAACCGCTCCGATGATTCAGGGTGCCAGTCTCCGGTGTTATGCTGCAGGTATGTATCGTCATAAATAAAACCGGTTTTCTTCATCTGTTCCGTTTCCTGTTCGCCTGTGAAATAGTTCAACTGCATT of the Desulfosediminicola ganghwensis genome contains:
- a CDS encoding histone deacetylase, producing the protein MLRAKNTTGLVFFPAFDWAISPTHPEREERLLYTQDQVLEEGLLDIDGIVELKPDIVTVEDINRVHFCVPDAEAVTTESHFISAGGAKTIGKAVLDKKIERGFALVRPPGHHANRVVHGARGFCNINIEAVMIEYLRATYGVDRVAIVDTDCHHGDGTQDIYWHDPDTLFISIHQDGRTLYPGSGFLNEFGGPNAVGTTINLPLPPETCDEGFLYAVEHAVLPILDEFQPELIINSAGQDNHYSDPITNMSFSAQGYARLTEMLKADIAVLEGGYSIEGALPYVNAGIIMAMAGIDYSYLREPDYNPDHLRQPASIKAEIDKVCEDALKLWANRHELTQALRSRDGSDSRSRQIFYDTDNILENQYETIRFCDDCAGALRIESSSSYGANILGIHIPRKACQACIDQANEWFDHGEYGNFSQIFLQDRVKDRYLIK
- a CDS encoding flavodoxin family protein produces the protein MQIVAIYGSPRRDGNSAALLKKAVEGARRQGAEVDEIYLRDYKISPCLEIYQCIKTGECAIRDDFPKILEKLEASDGIMLASPIFFYTVSAHTKIFMDRCQSLWVRKYWIEKQEMGKTRETRKALFISTGATEGKRLFDGAILTVKYFFDVLDAGLWRSVLCRGVDRKGDIDRRQDYLDEAFEAGKELVEAIHEMKAK
- a CDS encoding mechanosensitive ion channel domain-containing protein, whose translation is MLDVHPGGGRECRESIKILPSLHRNLPHLPDDSDDIDPSLCSSSTSSANISYKQVKSTRALLFAVIFTVLSCSLNIIAENSPSIPGILCAALAAEEIEAQLPPALVTAETLKANIDEVESATDLTEDQKKELLDLYRKSLSNLQNIKSNLEATEAFRKETQTVSEQIKSIQADIFELEQQQQEPVEGMGEELSGRMDELVQLLQSQQAELAAANATSTDLSRRLNYMNTRPVVISNRLAEAEQEQDEVEAALQASAGEGAVGEARRWVYETGFVALSTEIGMLNEELLSKPYRTSLLEARLKRQAAKVELINQRVATINERLNSERLAEAEMVQREVERVERQARGGNPVLVQLSAENAELTKQINTMAAQLETLARDQELAMKLNARVAANLEDARTTLESSGLTEGLGKVLLAQKKYLPDLEEKTDEVRKRDGQIAESEVLRLRLQAEARRMVDMMLFMNQLAEEAREEKSEALFNQIRPQVELRKQLLIKAMDMIELYLEGLNQLNDEERKLVGTVKAYQQFLQQNLLWLRNAEPTKLVDFLDLPREVRELYHIMPFAFWVNVVKVHVFKKPIFWLVLALAFCLVIMRKAIIRAIEEKAKIVGRPTTDSMGNTITVLLLTALLRLPAPLVLVTMGWLLQNSGDNVQVTNLGETFIAIFSYLFFLRFFHGVCMPKGLAEVHFRWPKEKLKFLRIELDRFLIIIIPVGLLVLVSVKLHPENAGGILARLGFLITYLALIIFLYRILHPAKGVLSHLREDEHASGIMSSYPILFFLLIFFPIALIFLAFSGYLYSVEVVADMFGNTLLLMLGLILLNALLLRWLMVVRRRMNYEALQEKRKARLEELEEAETEGDEEAAMQFEEPEVDVAALASETREFVTLVVFLTGLFGFYMVWSSFLPALKILDEVVLWNNTVTEAGVEKQLPITLADFGLAIIYAMMVTMVARRLPALLEIILLRRTTMTHSDRYTVISLTNYTIITVGVVLVLNTIGAQWSQLQWLVAALGVGIGFGLQEIIANFISGLIILFEQPVRVGDIVTIGDTDGVVTKIRIRATTIRNWDMKELLVPNKEFITGRLLNWSLDDQVTRIYVVIGIAYGSDVDKAMELILQVAEKQEHVLVDPPPRVNFESFGDNSLNLTLRAYIDNIDYRLSTTTEIHREINRLFGEADISIPFPQRDVHLDCRQPLQVKIQENE
- a CDS encoding histone deacetylase, which gives rise to MAELPAGVVQAFFARTCCNYWNVLRSGRSSYGNLVSVRRVALKSQEEMQLNYFTGEQETEQMKKTGFIYDDTYLQHNTGDWHPESSERLRVIVNGLKESGLLEKLVRIEAEPANQRWVEAVHHVNYIMRFNDACAMGLPDFDHQENSICRESFKAALLAAGGVIKAIDSIMVGDVETAFCAVRPPGHHAEVDKAMGFCYFNNVAIGARYAQRQWGMKRVGIIDFDVHHGNGTQHIFETDPTVFYYSIHEHPSFAYPGTGRDFECGVAAGEGTTKNSVILPGRGDHDYRRKLTEDLIPAFKKFQPDMILVSAGFDAHAADMMSGVNLSTDGYDFVSELIMNLANALTDGKVVSILEGGYNLELLPLLVENHIKHLAGLRGV
- a CDS encoding MarR family winged helix-turn-helix transcriptional regulator, producing MNNDTSQRSKELLIGLRKITQAIDLHSKYLFKTAGITSPQLVILQALSHFDSLSVSELSKSVSLSQGTVTEILTRLEKKDLITRRKSDQDKRRSLISITETGRQLLQDAPSPLQDDFTKSFHALEDWEQLMILSSIKRIVTMMSAEKIEASPFLVAGPIDKK
- a CDS encoding hydantoinase/oxoprolinase family protein, with translation MIIGLDAGGTHTDAVLLGAEGILHKVKVPTDSEHLFDTVMAALDTLMADRDKAEVARIVLSTTLATNMVVQNRLPEVGVLVAGGPGLNPECFRVGEEYHVVSGALDHRGREIEPLDELELASIGRELQAKNIRCAGVVSKFSVRNPAHELRMVEILTPYVETIFMGHTFSGALSFPRRINTTYLNAAVYPIHKNFFEAVNRSLKAQGLSVPIRILKPDGGTMDIKSSQGYPAQTILSGPSASVMGALASADSEKTSLVLDVGGTTTDMAILLGNSPIIAPHGIELGQHKTLIRALHTESIGVGGDSVVRIAEGEIVIGPDRQGVAMAFGGPVVTTTDALAVLGQLDAGDKDLAKAGVAGLAEQLGLTTHEMAGKIFDTACRRILLAAAEMIETINSRPVYTVHEMYEGLKVQPDQILVLGGPAKQFAARLDVIETELEYGAAIPVPVWQVANAKGCALARTTCEVTVYADTARRVLTAQGEEFQHSLSATATLEDVLEIATDLVKVKAIRQGANPEYLQIEITEQSEFNMVRGFHTTGKNIRVRAQVKPGLIHGYDCETGQLNRPDL
- a CDS encoding CBS domain-containing protein, with protein sequence MFVIERMSTDLITALPDMKIGQAYDLMKERRIRHLPVSDGEGKLVGMVSDRDMRSAMPSKLLDSDSYEATLKKVMNFTLAEIMTREPVKIFVYYTIQDVLLIMRKYKVGAVPVVDDDGYLKGILSTRDLLSAFVDVMGIDEPGALLCILSDDRQGQMKKIVDIVTEERISLGSVLVSKSLEQDRKAVFPYLLTNNVARVKTRLIEAGFELTDPMQWYFDQLPKKQ